From one Ignavibacteria bacterium genomic stretch:
- a CDS encoding IgGFc-binding protein, which produces MKILLLILAAVLGTFSVHSQQWMSSEGRDFWLAFPPTAHTSRSGRLSIFLSSENTTNVTIAARSRRGVVTTTRRTVNAGEVVEEVFDRSEYELASADFPVGSPGDCEIAVPTSIHITSEADISVYGSVRDNLTSDAWLALPTHVLGLEYRVMSYPSDYVSGYMGMATYYPSQFVIIATEDSTIVDLTLSLSRTRIGLWKNRTIKLNRGESYLVQASVSSSSRHEDLTGTVIRSNKPIGVLGSHLRAQVPLLSSEASRDILIEQLPSVDTWGKRFVVPPLHLPADARQAEKNDVSVIRVLAHYDSTDVSVNGGGYFPLVRAGNIWEMPLQNGRTIVATKPVLVAIVDRSTKRDGNVTFSGDPSLIIIPPIEQYLSKYRTISIEPRPNNQPIYNEHWITVFAPLSTTGIRVDGNAVSALTPFSDSTFGYAHIKVNGGSHFSESPLPATTDSVSGFGILVYGYGPAESYGYTGGMAFSKLYQPTIWLRVVDANAEPGDSVHIAVVVDSVTEQASLDAMQIRQLNGRAAFNSTILVPAGLHFPSWSVQDATHGMVDAGSSFTALNIGDTVAMVHGVVVLGNMVADTVRYDVGHWLNQNQQAVPVTTHVLNGLLTVNGICRENGERLFDPTAPLQHVRTFDVLGREVPKGTHGLLFEINAGTVRPVFR; this is translated from the coding sequence ATGAAAATCCTTCTTCTCATCCTTGCTGCCGTATTGGGCACCTTCTCGGTGCATAGCCAACAGTGGATGTCATCTGAAGGCCGCGACTTCTGGCTGGCATTCCCTCCTACAGCACATACATCACGCAGCGGACGTCTGAGTATTTTCCTTTCGTCTGAGAACACAACGAATGTTACTATCGCCGCCCGATCACGCAGAGGTGTTGTAACAACGACTCGGCGGACAGTAAATGCCGGTGAGGTTGTAGAGGAGGTATTTGACCGTTCGGAGTATGAGCTGGCCTCAGCCGACTTCCCGGTGGGGTCACCCGGTGACTGCGAAATTGCTGTCCCAACCAGCATCCACATCACATCCGAAGCCGATATTTCAGTGTACGGCAGTGTGCGTGACAATCTCACCAGCGATGCCTGGCTGGCACTGCCCACGCACGTACTGGGGCTTGAATACAGGGTAATGAGCTATCCGTCGGACTACGTTTCCGGCTATATGGGCATGGCAACGTACTACCCAAGTCAGTTTGTCATTATCGCAACTGAAGACTCTACGATAGTTGATCTTACCCTGAGTTTGTCGAGAACCCGAATTGGACTATGGAAGAACAGGACAATAAAACTAAACCGCGGAGAAAGCTACCTTGTTCAGGCGTCAGTCTCGTCATCCAGCCGCCATGAAGACCTGACGGGAACCGTCATACGGTCAAACAAGCCAATAGGAGTACTGGGTTCGCACCTGCGCGCTCAGGTTCCGCTCTTATCCTCTGAAGCCTCACGGGATATTCTGATTGAACAATTGCCCAGTGTTGACACGTGGGGAAAACGTTTCGTGGTTCCGCCGCTGCATTTGCCTGCCGACGCACGGCAGGCAGAAAAGAACGACGTATCAGTCATTCGGGTCCTGGCACACTATGACAGTACTGATGTGAGTGTGAACGGCGGCGGATACTTCCCGCTGGTTCGTGCGGGCAACATCTGGGAAATGCCCCTCCAGAATGGTCGGACCATTGTTGCCACAAAACCGGTTCTGGTTGCCATTGTGGACAGGAGTACAAAACGTGACGGGAATGTGACATTTTCGGGTGATCCAAGCCTGATCATCATTCCTCCAATTGAGCAGTATCTCAGTAAGTATCGAACCATTAGTATTGAGCCGAGGCCGAATAACCAGCCGATCTATAACGAGCACTGGATCACTGTTTTTGCTCCACTGAGCACAACCGGAATACGAGTTGACGGTAATGCCGTATCAGCACTCACACCGTTTTCTGACAGCACGTTTGGGTACGCTCACATCAAGGTGAACGGCGGAAGCCACTTCTCTGAATCGCCGTTGCCAGCAACGACTGACTCGGTTTCAGGGTTCGGAATTTTGGTGTACGGATATGGTCCGGCCGAATCGTATGGCTATACCGGCGGTATGGCTTTTTCGAAACTCTACCAGCCAACAATTTGGTTACGGGTAGTAGATGCAAATGCAGAGCCTGGTGACAGTGTACACATTGCCGTTGTCGTTGACAGTGTAACAGAGCAAGCCTCACTTGATGCAATGCAAATCCGGCAGTTAAACGGTAGGGCCGCCTTTAATTCCACCATACTGGTTCCTGCCGGTCTGCACTTCCCGTCATGGTCAGTTCAGGATGCCACACATGGGATGGTAGATGCAGGAAGCTCATTTACTGCATTGAATATCGGTGACACCGTTGCGATGGTTCACGGCGTAGTGGTCCTGGGTAACATGGTTGCCGATACAGTCCGCTACGACGTAGGTCACTGGCTTAATCAGAACCAGCAAGCCGTACCGGTTACAACCCACGTGTTAAACGGATTACTTACCGTAAACGGGATTTGCCGGGAAAACGGTGAACGGTTGTTTGACCCTACAGCACCACTGCAGCACGTTCGCACTTTTGATGTACTCGGCAGAGAGGTTCCAAAAGGAACTCATGGTTTACTGTTTGAAATCAATGCCGGGACTGTGCGACCGGTATTCAGATAG
- a CDS encoding glycosyltransferase family 4 protein: protein MRILVINWQDKSHPQSGGAESHLHSIFSRIAAKGHHVTLLCCGHGKAPHREICDGINIVRIGRRPWFNYIVPLWWTLVGKGLKFDIVIDDINKLPFFTPRFVRKIPILAIIHHFFGDSIYQQAGRLTGKYVLWFEKQIPRVYANIPICVVSESTKQECIDRGIPDKNIHIIYNGIDASLFPFEVTTKATTETLVYFGRLKRYKSIDHILHAMVKVREQFPNVVLDVIGTGDDQTALEEIATALGLIDVVRFHGFVEDSEKAKHLSRAYIDLNPSVKEGWGITNIEANACGTPVISADVPGLRDSVKHEYSGMLYPYGDIDELARLICLVLADASLRERLSMNAIEWARRFTWDAAAQQMLELCADVIQQRRQKK, encoded by the coding sequence ATGCGCATTCTGGTTATTAATTGGCAGGATAAATCTCACCCGCAAAGCGGAGGCGCCGAGTCGCATCTGCACAGCATCTTTTCGCGCATCGCTGCAAAGGGACACCATGTTACGTTACTCTGCTGTGGACATGGGAAGGCACCACACCGAGAAATATGCGATGGTATAAACATTGTAAGGATTGGCAGGCGGCCGTGGTTCAACTATATCGTCCCGTTATGGTGGACCCTGGTTGGTAAGGGGCTAAAGTTTGATATTGTTATTGATGATATCAATAAGCTTCCGTTCTTCACTCCCCGGTTTGTCAGAAAGATTCCTATTCTTGCAATCATTCACCATTTTTTTGGTGACAGTATTTATCAGCAGGCAGGCAGGCTCACCGGAAAGTATGTACTGTGGTTTGAAAAACAAATTCCCCGTGTGTATGCCAACATCCCGATATGCGTTGTAAGCGAAAGTACCAAACAAGAGTGCATTGACCGTGGAATTCCGGATAAGAATATCCACATTATTTACAATGGTATCGATGCCAGCCTCTTCCCCTTTGAAGTCACTACAAAAGCTACAACCGAAACACTGGTCTATTTTGGCAGACTAAAGCGTTATAAGAGTATTGATCATATCCTGCACGCAATGGTTAAAGTGCGCGAGCAATTTCCGAACGTTGTCCTGGATGTTATTGGTACTGGTGATGACCAGACGGCTCTTGAAGAAATTGCTACGGCACTTGGTCTGATCGACGTTGTCCGCTTTCATGGTTTTGTTGAAGACTCTGAAAAAGCAAAGCATCTGTCCCGCGCATACATCGATCTTAATCCGTCAGTGAAAGAAGGCTGGGGCATTACCAATATTGAAGCTAATGCCTGTGGCACTCCTGTAATCAGTGCCGATGTGCCCGGTTTGCGTGACTCCGTAAAACATGAATATTCTGGAATGCTCTATCCGTACGGCGATATTGATGAACTGGCCCGTCTAATCTGCCTGGTGCTTGCAGATGCCTCGCTGCGTGAACGCCTAAGCATGAATGCTATTGAATGGGCACGACGGTTTACCTGGGATGCGGCGGCACAGCAGATGCTTGAGTTATGTGCGGATGTTATTCAACAACGACGACAGAAGAAATAA
- a CDS encoding OmpA family protein has translation MKNLSFVLVLALFSALVLDAQETHNHEKTTRNATATPTVEFNDAARISLFGNYDISVSSASFQGIPGVSSCCPEYTSTTGSGLVLGVGYIKPLNTDLTLNLRMHYQSFKTPFTSNETLPIVDLEGGPSQASIEHQLTGTFQQINLEPLMAYRLANNLQALGGVTLGAVFAADFSQKEVLVTPVDGAFANNSRERNVQSGQIPDNSVIAAGISVGLTYNLALNSDRTLFLSPEALFTFSLFPHASNMSWTTHHLRAGLGISYAPPPVDDSLTDSELYEFATSITPPTAVSPDVPFVSSISHNGLTETGVPTDGSSITLEEFLSTRIRPLLPYVFFKPGSAELPETYRTLSSDQVERFSMKNFYNLDAMITYSHVLNIIGKRMNENPASAVTLTGCADPLENNASLAAERAQAVADYLTDVWDIAPKRINVITRGLPEKPSRSTDADGLEENARVEISSASPELLAFVESSDTMVVTQPSAIRFEPGIKPNMPIANYTLFIANGQQLLKTFSGPDPLPTAIDWRISESVPWIPKTATQVSYLIAVRDSGGAVIPSATKTIPIRRITSQDKQRSGSPNIKIDRYSLILFGFDQDAITPDHQEIISLIKQRIQPNSTVKVVGYTDRTGDAAYNKGLSERRARSVAKALGVPENNASGRGEVLPLYNNNTPEGRFYSRTVEVLVETPQN, from the coding sequence ATGAAGAATTTATCATTTGTCTTAGTATTAGCTCTGTTTTCTGCTCTGGTATTGGATGCACAAGAAACGCATAACCATGAAAAAACCACCAGGAATGCAACAGCTACTCCTACCGTAGAGTTCAACGATGCCGCCCGCATTAGTTTGTTCGGCAATTATGACATTAGCGTGAGTAGCGCGAGTTTCCAAGGTATCCCCGGAGTATCAAGCTGTTGTCCGGAATATACAAGCACCACGGGCTCCGGTCTTGTGCTTGGTGTTGGGTACATCAAGCCGTTAAATACTGATCTGACGCTGAACCTGCGAATGCACTATCAATCCTTCAAGACACCATTTACGTCAAACGAAACCCTCCCCATTGTGGACCTTGAAGGTGGCCCGTCGCAGGCATCAATAGAGCACCAGCTTACGGGAACCTTCCAGCAGATAAACCTTGAGCCCCTTATGGCCTACCGTCTGGCTAATAATCTGCAGGCGCTGGGAGGCGTTACACTGGGAGCCGTTTTTGCAGCTGACTTCAGCCAGAAGGAAGTTCTTGTAACACCGGTTGACGGAGCGTTTGCCAATAATTCGCGGGAGCGAAACGTGCAGAGCGGACAGATCCCGGATAACTCGGTGATTGCAGCCGGAATATCCGTGGGGCTTACATACAACCTTGCTCTCAATTCTGACCGCACACTGTTCCTGTCACCCGAGGCATTGTTTACCTTCTCACTGTTTCCCCACGCATCCAACATGTCTTGGACCACCCATCATCTGCGTGCAGGACTTGGAATCAGCTATGCACCGCCACCTGTTGACGATTCGCTGACTGATTCTGAATTATACGAGTTTGCAACATCAATCACACCACCAACAGCAGTCAGTCCTGACGTTCCCTTTGTTAGCAGCATCAGCCATAACGGTCTCACTGAAACCGGTGTACCCACCGATGGTAGCAGTATTACTCTTGAAGAATTCCTCTCAACCCGTATCAGACCCTTGCTTCCATATGTCTTCTTCAAACCGGGCTCTGCCGAATTGCCTGAAACCTATCGTACCCTTAGCTCAGATCAGGTAGAGCGCTTCTCGATGAAGAATTTCTACAACCTCGACGCCATGATTACATACTCACACGTTCTAAATATCATTGGCAAGAGGATGAACGAAAACCCAGCATCGGCAGTTACACTCACAGGCTGCGCCGATCCGCTGGAGAATAATGCATCCCTTGCTGCAGAAAGAGCACAGGCTGTGGCAGACTACCTGACCGATGTATGGGATATCGCGCCAAAACGAATTAACGTGATCACCCGCGGACTACCTGAAAAGCCGTCACGTTCTACTGACGCTGACGGTCTTGAAGAAAACGCGCGTGTCGAAATTTCATCTGCGTCACCCGAGCTCCTTGCATTTGTGGAAAGCTCCGATACCATGGTTGTTACACAGCCAAGCGCAATTCGATTTGAACCCGGCATCAAGCCAAATATGCCAATAGCAAATTACACGCTCTTTATTGCCAACGGACAACAACTACTCAAAACCTTTAGTGGCCCGGATCCGCTCCCAACAGCTATTGACTGGCGCATCAGTGAAAGCGTGCCGTGGATTCCAAAAACAGCAACACAGGTAAGCTACCTGATTGCCGTACGTGACTCCGGAGGTGCTGTCATACCGTCGGCAACGAAAACAATTCCAATTCGGCGTATCACGTCGCAAGACAAACAGCGCAGCGGTTCGCCAAATATTAAAATTGACCGCTACTCATTGATATTGTTTGGCTTCGATCAGGATGCCATTACACCCGATCATCAGGAAATTATCAGCTTGATTAAACAGCGCATTCAGCCGAATAGCACTGTTAAGGTTGTTGGTTATACAGACAGAACCGGCGATGCTGCGTACAACAAAGGGTTAAGCGAACGCCGCGCACGGTCTGTAGCTAAGGCATTAGGCGTACCTGAAAATAATGCCAGCGGTCGCGGCGAAGTGCTCCCACTGTATAACAACAACACACCCGAAGGCAGATTCTATTCAAGAACTGTTGAAGTCTTGGTAGAAACTCCTCAGAACTAA